ACTTCGACCAATGGAGCTTATAATGCAACTAATGGAAATTGGACAATTTCAGGAAGTGTTGCAAATGGAAAAACAGAATATTTAGATATTACAGCTAAAGTAAATCCTATAACAGGAACAGCTAATGAATTTAGAAATACTGCAAGTGTAACAGCAAGTAATCAAACGGATCCAGTCCCTGCGAATAATACTTCAACGGTAACTACTGTTCCAACAGCTTTAATTAATTTAGCACTAACTAAATCGGTAAATAATATTAGTCCGTTAGCAGGATCAAATGTGGTGTTTACCGTAAGAGTTTCAAATGCGGGACCAAGTAATGCGACAGGAGTGCAGGTTAGAGATTTACTTCCTAACGGATATACTTATGTTAGTTCGACAGTTTCAAACGGAACTTATGCCAATGGAACTGGATTATGGACTATTGGAACTATTATAAATGGAGCTTCAGCAGTTTTAAATGTTACGGCTACAGTCAATGCAACAGGAAATTATACCAATGTTGCCGAAGTTATCAGTGCGAATGAAACAGATGTAAATTCGACACCAAATAATAATGTTTTAACAGAAGACGATCAAGATGAAATCGCAATATCTCGTGGTTCATTAGTAGATTTAAGCTTAGTTAAAACAGTTAATAATAATACGCCTAATGTTAATGATATTGTAACCTTCAGGATTACGGTAAACAATGCTGGGCCAAGTGATGCAAAAGGAGTTGTAGTTACAGATAAATTGCCTTCAGGATATTTATTTGTTAGTGCTGCTCCATCTGCCGGAAGTTATAATAATACACCAGGTTCATGGACAGTTGGAACTCTTGCAAACGGAGCAACAGCTACTTTAGATATTCAGGCTCGGGTATTGCCAACTGGTAATTATAATAACGTGGCAGAAGTTACAGGAGCTGATGAAGTAGATAGCAATTCTACTCCGGGGAATAATGACGATACAGAGAATGATCAAAGCGAAGTTATTGTAACTCCTGTACAAATTGCTGATTTATCTGTGAATAAAATTGTTGATGTAACTGTTCCAAAAGTGGGCGATAATGTAGTGTTTACAATTGCAGTTTCAAATGCAGGACCAAGCAATGCTACTGGTGTTGTTATTAGAGATTTGTTGCCTTCTGGTTATGAGTTCGTAAGTGCAGTTCCAACTGCAGGGATGTATAACAGAACAACAGGAGACTGGACAGTTTCAAGACCAATTATTGCAAATACTTCTGAAACTATTCAGATAACTGCTAAAGTTCTGAAAAATGGCAGTTATGTAAATAATGCTGAGGTAATTGCAAGCGATCAGCAGGATCCGGATTCTACACCAAATGATGGAACCGGAGATGATTTTTCAACAGTAACAACGACACCTTCTGCATTAGTAAATCTTGCAGTTGTGAAAAGAATAAATAATGCAGCTCCAGATGTAGGATCTACAGTGGTATTTACAATTGATGTTGTAAATAATGGGCCAAGTGATGCTACAACTGTGGTTGTAAATGATAGATTACCTACTGGTTACGCTTTTGTAAGCGACGATGCAACAGGAAACTACGACAATGTCTCAGGAAACTGGATAATAGGTAACCTGGCAAGCGGAATAAAAAGAACTTTAAACATTACTGCTGCTGTAAACCCAAAAGGTAATTACCTTAATACGGCTACAGCAACCAGTACTGAAACGGATGGAAATCCTGGGGATAATACATGTGAAGTTTCCAGTACTCCAAGAGCGATTTCTGATTTGAGCTTGTTAAAAACAGTTGCAAATGCCTCTCCAAATGTTGGCGAAAATGCAGTATTTACTATTGTGGTAACCAATAATGGTCCAAGTAATGCGACAGGAGTCGTAGTTACAGATCAATTACCATCAGGATATTCGTTTGTGAGTGCAACGCCTTCAGTAGGAACATTTGATAGTAATTCCGGAGGCTGGTCAGTAGGCAGTTTAGCAAACAGTGCTAGTGCTAGTTTAACTATTATTGCGAGAGTTTTAGCTACAGGAAATTATAACAATGTTGCTGAAGTAACAGGTGCTGATCAATTTGATCCGAACTCAATACCTGGAAATAATAATCCATTAGAAAATGATCAGAGTACTGTAGTGGTTACTCCGGTTAATGTATCAGATTTAGTTACAGTAAAAACAGTTTCGGCTGTCACTGTTGCAGGTATTTCTGCGTCAAGACCAAATGAAGGTGATACTATTAGATACAGTATTGTGGTTACAAATAACGGTGGTCCTACTAGTGCTACAGGTGTTAGTTTAACAGATATTCTTCCTGCAGGTTTAACTTATGAAAGCCATACAGTAACTGCTGGAACTTATAACTATGCGTCTGGAGTATGGACTATTGGAAACCTGGCAGTTAATGGTACAGCTGCTTTAGAAATTACAGCAAAAGTAAATGCGGGTACTAAAGGTTTAACTATTATCAATAGAACAACTGCGGCTAAAGGAGATCAAACAGATCCTACGACAGCTGGAGATGATTTAGAGGAAACAATTGTGGTTAGTTTACCACCAATTGCTGCAAATGATATTAGTAATGGTAATACAACAAATCAGCCTTCAACTCCATTAAATATTCTAACAAATGATAGATTAGGAGATGGAACTTTAGCAACTCCTGCCAATACTATTGTTGATTTAAACCCTAATACACCAGGAGTAGAAACAACAATTATAGTACCAGGAGAAGGAACTTGGAATTATGATCCAGCAACTGGTTTAATTGTATTTACACCAGAGGCAGGATTTACATCAGACCCAACGCCATTAGTTTATAAATTAACAGAAACACAAACGGGCTTAAGTGACACTGCGACTATAACAGTTACTTATGTGGCTCAGGCACCAATAGCCTATAATGATTTAAGCAGTGGAAATCCTGTAAATACAGCAGTAACAGTAAATCCATTAGCAAACAAAGGTTCTGGAAAAGATGCAGACCCGGATGGAACTATAGATCCTTCAACGGTTCGTTTGTTGAGTCCATCAGGAGCAACAGCTATCGTAACAGATTCAAAAGGAATTACAAGTTTTGATGTTGCGAATGAAGGAAAATGGAGTGTTAACCCGGTAACTGGTGCAATTACGTTTACGCCATTGCCAACGTTCCATAAAGATCCAACGCCTATTCAATATAATGTAAAAGATAATGATGGCAATGTATCTAATAATGCAACAGTAACTATAGATTATGTGCCAGTTGCAGCAAATGACAGAAATACGACACCGGGAACACCAGGTTTACCAGTGACAATAAATGTTTCTGGAAACGATACAGCAGGAGATACAGTTAATGTATCGACAGTAGTATTAAATGCGTCAAGTGTTTTTGGAGGAATTCAGGTATCTCCTCAAGAAGTTTCTGTAGCAGGAGTTGGTAACTGGATAGCTGATGCTCTTGGAAATGTAACATTTACTCCGGAAGCAGGATACACAATTGACCCTCCGGTAATTAGCTATACAATAAGAGATAATCAAGGGAATAGTTCAAATACAGCTACTATCACAATAGATTATGCTCCAATCACTTCGCCTGATTTATCAATTGGAAATCCAATTAATACGCCGGTAGTTGTTGATGTTACAGCTAATGATACGACAGGAGATTTAGTTGATCCAACGACAGTAAGTTTGGTTAATCCTGGAAATGGAACCAACATTGTACAGGATCCAACGGGAGATATTACCAGCATCACAATTCCTGAAGAAGGAAGATGGAATTTAGATCCTGTTACTGGAAAAGTAACATTTACTCCAAATCCTGGTTTTATTACAAATCCTACACCAATTAATTATAATGTTAGAGATCATCAGGGTAATCAATCTAACAACAGCTTGATAACTATCAGAGTGATACCTCAGGCTGATATGGTTGTTACTAAAACTAATCATACAGACAAATATATTCCAGGAACAAATAGTGTTTATACTATTACGGTTAAAAATAATGGTCCGGCGGCAGCGACAAATGTAGTAGTGCTGGATGATATAGCTGACCCAGTACTTAAGGCAGTAACGACATGGTCAGTTGTTGGAACTGGAGGCACAATATTGCCCTATGCAAGTGGAGCTGGAGGTCTTAATTTTAATAACGCAACAATTAGGAGTATAAATACAGCGGAAACGGTTACCTATACAGTAACAATTGCAGTTCCAAGCAGCTATACCGGTAAGATTGTAAATACAGCAATTGCAACATCTGCTGTTCAGGACCCTAATGTTAGCAATAATGCTCAAACAGATATTGATACTGCAAACCCATTAGCCGAGATAGTGCTTACAAAAACAATTTTAACTGCAGCTCCTCATAGAATTGGAGATAATGTTGAGTTTTTAATTACAGCAGTAAATAATGGCCCAAGTGATGCTACGGGAATAAACATTGTAGATAAACTGCCAAGCGGTTATACTTTTGTTAGTGCAAGACCAAGCAATGGAACTTATAATGCATCGAGTGGTTTATGGAATTTAGGAGGTTTAACCAATACTTCTAATGCTACATTAACTGTAATTGCAAGAATTAATGCGACGGGAAATTATACAAATGTTGCTGAGGTTACTAAAGTAGATCAATTAGATCCAAATGGAGTTATCCACGGGAATAACACGCCTAACGAAATTGATCAGTCAGATGTGACGATTGTTCCGGTTAAAATAGTTGATTTGGTTACCACAAAAACAGTTGATAAATCAAATCCAAATAAAGGAGACATTGTACAGTATACAATAACTGTTGTAAACAATGGTCCGAGCACAGCGACTGGAGTAAATCTAACAGATAATTTACCTGCAGGATTAGTTTATGTATCGCATGTAGCAGCGGGAGGAACGATAAATATGTATGCTGGTGGAGTTTGGAATATTGGAAACATAAACATTGGATCTTCTGCTGCATTATTAATCAATGCAAGAGTTACTGCAGCAGGAACGGTTAGTCAAACGCCTATTGTAAATACAGTTACATCTGCAGCTGGAAATGAATCCGATCCAACAACTGCTGGAGACGATTTAACAGAATCAATTATTGTAACAAGTTCAGACTTAGTAACTGAAAAAACAGTAAGTAAATCAAATCCTAGCGAAGGGGAAACGATTAATTACAGCATTAGGGTTACGAATAACGGTCCAAGTGATGCAACGGGAGTTCGTTTAACCGATATTCTTCCAATTGGAGTTACTTACGTGAGTAACAATCAGGGAGCTGACTATAATTATGGCTCTGGTATCTGGACTATAGGAGATCTTGCAAACGGAGCGACCAAAGTTTTAGATATTAATGTGTTAATTAATTCTGGCTCAGCAGGAAAAACGATTGTCAATACAACGACTGCTGCCAAAGGAGATCAGTCAGACCCATCAGCTGTTGGAGATGATTTAACAGAAACAATCATTGTTCAGAACGGTGCTGATGTTGTATTGAAGAAAGTAGTGAATAATAGTACACCTAACATTGGAGAAACGGTAACTTATACTGTGACGGTAACCAATAAAGGAACAACATTAGTAACAAACTTGGTAGTAAAAGATGATCTGCCAGCTGGTTTAACGTTTGTTTCAGCTACTCCAGGAAAAGGGGTATGGACAACTCCAAACTGGACAGTAGGTACATTACAGCCAGGTGAAGAAGGATCTATCGAGATTAAAGCACTTGTTGGTTTAGATCAGGGAGGGAATGTATTAACCAATACAGTATCTAATACGCAGGATCAGTTTGATGCCAACAGAACTCCTGATTATCCTACTGAGACTATAACAGTTACGAACTTAGATTTAGCCGTTGTTAAAACAGTAAATAACGCGACACCAAATGAAGGTGAGGTTATTAGATATACTATCAGAGTAACAAACAATGGTGCTAATGATGCAACCAATGTAAGTTTAGTAGATAAATTACCTGTAGGAGTTACTTATGTAAGCGATGCACTTTCAGCAGGAAATTATAACAATGGCTCAGGATTATGGACAATTGGTAATTTAGTAAATGGTGCGGTTGCAACCCTTACAATTGATGCAAGAGTTAATGCAGGAACTTATGGTACAACGATAACCAATACAACAAGTGCAGTAAAAGCGGATCAGGCAGATTCTAATCCGGCAAATAATATTGCTAGTGTTGCCATTGTGCCAACAGCATACATAGACTTGAGTTTAACGAAAGATATTGTTGGAAATATTATCAATCCAGCTGTAGGCGATGTAATCACTTTTGAAATAAGAGTGATGAACGATGGGCCTACAAAAGCAACGGGAGTAGAGGTAGTAGATTTAGTACCTTCCGGGTATAAATTTATCAACTATAGTTCAACTATTGGTACTTACAGTCCTTCAACAGGTCTTTGGAAAGTAGGTTTTGTAGAACCAGGAAATACGGCAGTTTTATTAGTTGATGTAAGAGTTCTAGATACTGGAGACTATATGAACTGTGCAGAAATTACCAAAGTAAATGAGCCGGATATCGATTCTACTCCAGGTAATGGTAATGTTTCAGAAGATGATTATGCTTGTGCATCTGCATCGCCTAATCAATCTTTAGGCTTGGCAGTTGTTAAGACTATCTTGAAAAATGTTACAAATCCAAAAGTAAATTCGCAGATTTCATTCGAGATTCAGTTAACAAACAATGGAGATATAGACGCAACAGGTGTTGTGGTATCAGATTTACTTCCTTCTGGCTATAGGTTCGTAAATTATAGTTCTACTAGAGGAGTTTATGATTATGTAACGGGAGACTGGATAGTAGGTAAGATATTAAACGGAGAAACGGAGATTTTGATTGTTGATGTTATTGTTAACGAATCTGGAAACTATCAAAATTGTGCAAGTATAAAAGCAATGCACCAGACAGATATTGATCCATCAAACAATCAAAGTTGTATTACGGCATCTCCAATAGCTCTAATAGATTTAGAATTGACTAAAGAAGCTGATATCTTAAAACCAATTGCTGAAACTAATGTTGAATTTACCATAACATTATCAAACAAAGGACCTAGTAAAGCAACAGGTGTTGAGGTAAAAGATTTACTTCCGTCAGGCTTCAAATTCGTAAGTGCTGTTACAGCTATCGGAACTTATGATGCAGTTACTGGAATATGGAAAGTAGGAACTATTGATACCAATGCCTTACAAATATTAAAAGTAACAGCTAATGTACTGCCGACAGGTGATTTTACAAATGTTGCAGAAGTTATGGCAGCAAATGAAGATGATGTAGATTCTGCTCCTGGAAATAATAAACTGCAGGAAGATGATCAGGATGCAGTATCATTAGAACCACAGGTTTCTTTAATGATTCCAGAAGGATTTACGCCTAACGGAGATGGTATAAATGATGTTTTTGAAATAGAACATTTACAAGTATTATATCCAAACTTTAGTATAGAGATTGTAAATCGATACGGAAACCTTGTGTATAAGTACAAACATAATGGAGACAAGTTTACAACGCCATTATGGTGGGATGGTTATTCAACAGGAAGACTTAATGTCTCTGGAGGTATGCTTCCGGCAGGAACTTATTTCTATACTATTCACTTCAACAACAACGAAAGAAATCCGCAGACAGGCTGGTTACATTTAAAAAAATAAAAGTATTCTTTAAGAAGAGAAGATAGTAAAAAACCTTTTCTCTCCTTTCAAAAATTAAACTCGTTTTTATGAAAAAAATTGAAATACTAATTGGATTTTTTGTTTTGATATTTTCCACCACTACTCTTTCTGCTCAACAAGATCCGCAATATACTCAATACATGTATAACATGAATGTTATAAATCCGGCTTATGCCGGTTCAAAAGGATTTACCACTATAGGCATCTTAGGAAGAACACAATGGGTAGGAGTACAAGGTGCACCAAAAACAGCAACATTATCTATAAATGGTCCTGTTGGAAAAAATGTGGGATTAGGATTTTCTGTTATCCACGATGAAATCGGACCTGTTAAAGAAGATAACACATATGTTGATTTCTCATATACTTTAAATCTTTCTGAAGAAGATAAGTTCGCATTTGGTATTAAAGCAGGAGCAACATTTTTGAATATAAGAGAATTTACCACAGTAGATCCAGACCCATTAAATGCACCAATAAGTCAAGTTGCACCTAATTTTGGTGTTGGTGTAATGTATTATAATGATCGTTTTTATGCCGGTTTATCTGTACCAAATTTTATCGAATCAAGATATCTTGACAAGAAAAACGGAATTTATTCTTCGGCTTCAGAAAAAGCACATTTTTTCCTTACTTCCGGATATATTTTTGATCTAAATGAAGACTTAAATTTAAAGCCTTCTACCATGTTTAAAGCAGCGGCAGGAGCACCTCTTTCAGTTGATTTGTCTTTAAACTTATTAGTGCAGGAAAAAGTAGAATTTGGACTCTCACTGAGATTAGATGACTCTGTAAGCGCTATGGTGGGTTACAATATAAGTCAGGATATGAGAATTGGATATGCTTACGATTACACTACTTCTAATTATGGTGTGTTTAATTCAGGCTCTCATGAGATTATGATATTATTTGACTTGTATAAGAAAAAAATAAAAAGTCCTCGATTCTTCTAGATAAAAAATAAGATATGAAAAAAATTACTTTAATTATAGTATTGTTATTTGGAGCTGGAGTTTATTCTCAAAATTACAATATCAAAAATATAGATGCCAATACTAAATACTCTGATTTTGGTGTGAGTTATTATGGTGAAAACATTGCAATATATGCTTCATCAAAAAAGACCAAACAATCGATAAATAAAAAATGGTATTTAAACAATCAGCCATTTTTAGATTTATATAAAGCAACTGTAACCAATACAGGTGAATTTGCAGAATCTGAATTGTTTTCAAAAGACCTGAATACTAAGATGCATGAATCTAATGTAACCTTTACAAAAGATTTAAAATCAGTATATTTTTCCAGAGATAACTACAATAGTAAAAAGTATAAGACAGACGATAAAGGCTGGGTTTTAATACAATTATATAGAGCCGATGTTGACGCTGATGGAAATTGGAAAAATATAGCAAAACTGCCATTCAATAGTGATCAGTTTGATACAGGGCATCCTTCATTAAATGCTGACGATTCCAAGTTGTATTTTACTTCAAACAGGCCAGGTTCGATGGGACTTACTGATATTTGGGCCGTAGATATAAATAAAGATGGCAGTTATGGGGAACCTTATAATTTAGGACCAGAAGTGAATACAGTAAAAAACGAAATGTTTCCTTATATTGACGCAGATAATGTACTTTATTATTCTTCGGATGGTAAAAAGGATGGAAACGGCGGTTTAGATATCTATGCTCTAAAAATTCAGGATAAAAAAGGGGTAGGAGAAGCAGTTAACTTAGGTTTTCCAATAAACAGTGCCAAAGATGATTTCTCTTTAGTTTTTCAAAATGGCAAAAAAACAGGTCACTTTTCTTCTAACAGAGATAGCGGAAAAGGAGATGATGATATCTACTTTTTCGAAGAATTAGTTAGCCCGATTGCTGCAAAATGTAAGCAGTTCGTTCAGGGGACTGTTCGTGAAAAAGAATCAGGAGCGCTTTTACCAGGAGCTTTGGTAACATTATATAATGCAAAAGGAGATAAAGTAGAAAGCACAATTGCCGATAAATTTGCTATTTTTAATTTTAAAGTAAATTGTGATGCTTCATACAAAGTAACCGCTGTAAAGGATTATTATGATATGGACGAAAAGACTTTTGCTTCAACAAACGAAGCAAATTTGGAGCTTGCCCTTAATCTGGATTTAACTTCGGGTGAATTTGTTTATGTAAGAGGTAAACTAATGGTGAAAATTAATCCAGTATATTTTGATCTGGATAAGTCGTTTATTCGGACTGATGCACAGCTGGAACTTGAGCGGGTAGTTAGAATTATGCAGAAATACCCAAAACTGAAAATCAATTTAGTCTCACATACCGATAGTAGAGCTCGCGATTCGTATAACTGGTCTTTGTCTAATAGAAGGGCGAAATCGTCTAAAAACTGGATTGTTAGACAGGGAATTGATCCGGCTAGAATCAAAGCTGATGGTTTTGGTGAAACAGAATTGGTCAATAAATGTTCAAACGGCGTTATTTGCTCCGAAGCAGACCATCAATTAAACAGGAGAACTGAATTTATAATTACGAATCCCGAAGTAATCAGATAAAAATAGGCAGTGTAAATCCATTGCATGAAAAGCCATAACATAAAGCGCATTAGTTAGTAAATCAATTAATAGGAATTGCAGTTTTAAGTTGGGTTTGCAAAACTAAGTATAGAAAAAGTTAAGCTGCATTTTGTAATTAAATTAAGCTGCTGTTTATTGATTTATTTAATTGCTTTCCAAAGACAAAAAATGGAAATTTTTGAAAAAAAAATCTAATGTGACAGCATATAGTTCTTGAAAACATTTTTTTATATCCCTATATTGTTAGTTCTACTTTTTTACTCATTTTAACTTTGGATGTGCTAATTTAGCATGGAGTTCAAGTTGAGAACTAAACCTTAACTTTAGAGCATGAAAGGGAACCGCAAGATTTATGGCCGCAATTTTAAAGAGAAAGCTGCCCAATTAAGCTGCCGCAGAATTACCAAGAATCTGGAATAGGAAATTTTCCCGGAAAAGGAAAATTAAAGCTTGGCCCCAGTCAGGAAAAAGGCCATGAGCTAGAAAAAAAACACAGAATTCGAGCGTGATATTCTAAAAAAGCTTTAGGCATCTTTTCCAAGGGAGGCCGATAATTTATCTTTTCATAAAAGGCCATAAAAACACTCATTCGATCGAAAAGATGTGCAGAGCTTTAAAATCCAGGCCAAGCAGCGGCCATAAATCAATGCATCAAAATTTGGCATAGCAAAAGAAGGCATTGGGCTTTGAATCACAAAACAATTGACGAATTCAATAGACTAATTACAAAAATGCAGCTTAACTTTTTCTCCAGTTTTTTTGCATATGCAGTTTGATATTAGTCTTTTTTTTTGCTGCATAGCAGTTAGTATTGTTTTTTGTCAAAAATGTTTTTTTGGTACTAACTAAGTGCTGTAATACTTGCTTTAATCGGCGTTATAAGGGTATTTTTGCAATTTAAAATTATGCGTTTAAAGTAGTTGTATTTGCATTGACTTATTTCTTTATT
The Flavobacterium humidisoli DNA segment above includes these coding regions:
- a CDS encoding OmpA family protein, with translation MKKITLIIVLLFGAGVYSQNYNIKNIDANTKYSDFGVSYYGENIAIYASSKKTKQSINKKWYLNNQPFLDLYKATVTNTGEFAESELFSKDLNTKMHESNVTFTKDLKSVYFSRDNYNSKKYKTDDKGWVLIQLYRADVDADGNWKNIAKLPFNSDQFDTGHPSLNADDSKLYFTSNRPGSMGLTDIWAVDINKDGSYGEPYNLGPEVNTVKNEMFPYIDADNVLYYSSDGKKDGNGGLDIYALKIQDKKGVGEAVNLGFPINSAKDDFSLVFQNGKKTGHFSSNRDSGKGDDDIYFFEELVSPIAAKCKQFVQGTVREKESGALLPGALVTLYNAKGDKVESTIADKFAIFNFKVNCDASYKVTAVKDYYDMDEKTFASTNEANLELALNLDLTSGEFVYVRGKLMVKINPVYFDLDKSFIRTDAQLELERVVRIMQKYPKLKINLVSHTDSRARDSYNWSLSNRRAKSSKNWIVRQGIDPARIKADGFGETELVNKCSNGVICSEADHQLNRRTEFIITNPEVIR